The following coding sequences are from one Candidatus Melainabacteria bacterium RIFOXYA2_FULL_32_9 window:
- a CDS encoding ATP-dependent Clp endopeptidase, proteolytic subunit ClpP yields the protein MSYVPMVIEQSSRGERSFDIFSRLLRERIVFLGTEIDDQISNIVVAQLLLLDAENPEKDIIMYINSPGGVITSGMAIYDTMQHVRADVSTICVGEAASMGAFLLASGTPGKRMALPNARIMIHQPSGGARGQASDIMIEAAEIARIKKQMNELMAKHTGQSYKKIEQDSDRDFYMGPDEAKEYGLIDKIIAKQEKTESNSKEI from the coding sequence ATGAGCTACGTTCCTATGGTTATTGAGCAATCGAGCCGTGGTGAGCGTTCATTTGATATATTTTCAAGGCTTTTAAGAGAAAGAATAGTTTTTCTTGGTACAGAAATAGATGATCAGATTTCTAATATTGTTGTAGCTCAATTATTACTATTGGATGCTGAAAATCCTGAGAAGGATATAATAATGTACATTAATAGTCCTGGTGGGGTTATAACTTCAGGAATGGCTATCTATGATACTATGCAGCATGTGAGGGCTGATGTAAGCACTATATGTGTTGGCGAAGCCGCAAGCATGGGTGCTTTCCTGTTGGCATCAGGCACTCCCGGCAAGCGTATGGCATTACCTAATGCAAGAATTATGATTCACCAACCATCAGGCGGTGCAAGGGGTCAGGCTTCTGATATTATGATTGAAGCTGCTGAAATTGCCAGAATTAAAAAGCAAATGAATGAATTGATGGCTAAGCATACAGGTCAGTCTTACAAGAAAATTGAGCAGGATTCAGACAGAGATTTCTATATGGGACCAGATGAAGCAAAAGAATATGGGCTTATTGATAAAATAATTGCAAAGCAAGAAAAAACAGAATCTAATTCTAAAGAAATTTAA